A window of Kineococcus sp. NBC_00420 genomic DNA:
CGCCGCACCACACCGCGCACGGGTGGAGCAGGAGTCAGCTGGCGATGCGCAGTCCGCGACGACGTTCGGTCGCGTAGACGGCTTCGCGGTCGTCCTCGGTGAGGCCACCCCACACGCCGTAGGGCTCACGGACCTTCAGGGCGTGCTTACGGCACATCTCCAGGACGGGGCAGCCACCGCACACGGCCTGGGCCGCAGCGTCGCGGTTGCGGCGGGCCGGGCCACGCTCACCCTCGGGGTGGAAGAACAGGTTCGGGTCGGCCTCGCGGCAGGCTCCGTCGAGCTGCCACTCCCAGACGTCGGCGACGGGTCCGGGGAGGCGGGAGATCTCGGCCATGGTGCGCTCCTGGTTCGGGAGGGATCTTGCTGACTGGTCATGAACGTACAACCGCGTCAGAAGTTGTTCAAGCCCCTGGTCGGAACTTGTTCAACCAATCTGCCCGTGCGGGGGCGACCGGGACGTGGCGCGGGGGTGAACAACCTCTGCCCAACACGCTGAACAAGGTGCAGATCCCTGGTGCCTCCGCCACCCGAACGCTCTGAACAAGGCTGGACAACCCTGACCAATGGCGCGAGTGGCGGGCGGCCCCCGACGTTGGGACACTGCAGCCATGTCCCCCGCCGCACCCTCCCAGGGAGCTGCCGTGCCTCCGGCCCCGCGCATGACGTTGACGGTGGCCGCCGTCGCGCGCCGCCTCGGGGTGGCCCCGGCCACGCTGCGGACCTGGGACCGGCGGTACGGCCTCGGCCCCTCCGAGCACACCGCGGGCGC
This region includes:
- a CDS encoding WhiB family transcriptional regulator; the encoded protein is MAEISRLPGPVADVWEWQLDGACREADPNLFFHPEGERGPARRNRDAAAQAVCGGCPVLEMCRKHALKVREPYGVWGGLTEDDREAVYATERRRGLRIAS